In the genome of Zootoca vivipara chromosome 6, rZooViv1.1, whole genome shotgun sequence, the window CCTTCCTTTCATTAGCTTCTGAAATGGAGAGTGTCCCATTTCAGTCTTAATTTCCCTGCAAATCCATCTGAAAGGTGCATGGATGCGgggaggcgaggaggaggaggagggggttagCTATGAGCCATCGTCTGCATCCTTTGCGTTCAGCTTCCAGAGGGGCTAAAAGCGGCAGGAGATGATTGCCAATGTGAGCACAATAGTCTCTCCAACTGAGAGGGAGCAAACGATCTCGCGGCATTGTTCCCAGAAAAACGCCGCGGACAACTAAAGGAAGCCAGGCGTTACGAGTGCCTCCTGTGAGGGCTTGGCGAGGATGCTGGTGTGCTGAGGAGGTGGTGAGCTCATCTGACATGATGGACCTGCCTTCGCTTAGATTAACAGTGGGAGCACGTAGCTGCTTGAATTCATGGCACTGCTGGATTCGAAAGCCTACAGATCAAAAGGAGGTCTCTGGGCCCTGAGGCTACTGCATAGGCCTGGAACACCAACGGCGTGGATCTCTTTCGTTTGCTAATGGCTCCTGCCTGGTTTTCCACCAGTGACCCTGTTGACCTGAAGTGGCTGCTCCTTCTCACCCCTGGAACAATCAATTCTGTCTTGTTGATTTGCAAGCAGAGCTTCCAAACGAACCCTTGCCTCCCCTTTCTGTACAAAAAGCCCATAAGCATTCTGGGGAAAGCTGCCCTTTGCCATCACCCCATGTTTTAGGGAAGGATGAGGTACCCTAGGAGGCAgcagtagtgtagtggttagagtgacaGCCTGGGACCTGCTATTcagtctctgacagtggaggtggaacatagtcaACTTGGCCAGCAGCCACtgatagtccagcaacatatggagggccaatgTTTCCTCACCCCTTAGGCTCTTTGGACAGCTCAGTCTCTACGGTTTCCAAGCGATGCATTCCGGGCAAGAAAGCGTCCTTCCTAGCATCTCTTGTGCAAATGTTCTGAAGGGCTGTTGCTTCTCCTGGAAGGCCACCTGTAAGCAgtttccagcatagctgccaagttctcccttttttttaagggagactcccttatgctgaataggcttcctcacgagaaaagggaaaacttggcagctatggtttccagCACAGGCAGCTTGTATCTGAGTCCCACAGGGGACTTCTTTTTCACAGGTTAAgttctcttcctcttctgagtTGCCAAGGGCAACCTTGGAGCCCAGAGAGTTGATGATGAAGAAAAAGAAGTGCAGGGCGTTTGGCTCCGAAAGAGAtcgaagcatagctgtcaagttctcacctttttaaagggaaattcccttatgctgaataggcttcctctcgagaaaagggaaaacttgacagctatggatcgaTGGGTCAGAGCTACCTTGGTCTTTGGCAAAGGAAACATGGTAACATATGGCACAGGGAGTAGAAATAACTATCAAAGTTATGAAGTTCTACATTATGCATTGCCAATTTACTTCACTTGGAATTATTTTACTAACTTGGAACAAAGGCACTGAAAAATAAAAGGAGTTCTATAAGGGACCATGAAATTAAACTTATATTGGTCTAGTTTTGAGTAACACAAAATTCTTCGTCACTAGCAGAAAAGGAAAACATCTGCTGAGAAGCTTTCCTATTAGGCCGTGAATATCAATATGTCCTATGTCTGCCCCCCACAGGTCCATTCAGGGCATGATCCAGTGCTTCGGAGTGGCTCTGATGTGACATGGGATGATCCAGGGCAGCCTAACCTGGATCTGGGCCCCAAACCAACTCAGTCTTTCTTTCTTAGGcttctctcatctatctatctatctatctatcatctagtacaatggtacctcggttgtcgaacgtaatccgttccagaagacagttcaacttctgaaacgttcgacaaccgaggcgcaaagggcagtctgcaaagtcaatggagaaactTGGGAAACATGCAAACAAACCCCCAcagtggaagccgttcgacttctggggtgcgtttgaaaatggaagcaatttctTCTGGTTTTTGGGTGCttgaaaaccaaaacgttcggcttccaagacgtttgaaaaccgaggtaccactgtattttacatgTGCCAACtgagagttgtatccaactaaattttattcagagtagacccattgaaatgaatggccccAAGTTAGGCATGACTAGGGATGGAAGGCTATACCAAATTtggcatttttttgtttcttatttttccggtccTAAATttgtttctccacatttctgcagcaattttaaaaatgacagGGGCTTTGCACACTGTTTAATTTGCAAAAAATGAAATTTGATATTTTGTCAAGATCCCAGATTTGCAACAGTTGAATTCCTCTAGCCCTTCTAGTTGCATATTTTTATTAGTCAGGCTACACCGttgacgtgggtggtgctgtggtctaaacaacagagcctagggcttgccgatcagaaggttggtggttcgaatccctgtgacagggtgagctcctgttgtttggtccctgctcctgccaacctagacgttcaaaagcacaaagtacaagtagataaataggtaccactccggcgggaaggtaaacaccgtttccgtgcgctgctctggttcgccagaagcggcttagtcatgctggccacatgacctggaagctgtctgcggacaaacgccggctccctcggcctatagagcgagatgagcgctgcaaccccagagtcgtccgcaactggacctaatggtcaggggtgcctttacctttacgccaTTGACCAGGAAGAATGGTACATTACCCACCATCAACACAGTTCATTCTGTTACACTAATGAAGTTGatttgaggaatgttggagggttttgtgtgtgtgtgtgtgtgtgtgtgtcccatgtTACAAAGGTCCGGCTGGCTTCAACTAGATGGTGGGCATTTGATGTCACTGGCCTCAACGCTGTGGAagactcttccagcagagatttggcatGCATGCTCACTATTGACTTGTGGGCACACCTTGAATACTTTTAATCAACAGACCTTTGCAGCTGCTTAATTAGCCAGTCATTTGAACGATTTCCCGCACTGTTTGTAATGGTGTATTCTAGTTCACGATGTGGTTGTACAGAAATACTTTTCTCCATGAACGAGGAACACAGAACCGGCAGAAGGGATTTCTCCTTGGTCCTTCTTGCCTCTAGGTGGCAATATGAACCCAGTTCTGAAAGCAGGCACTCTACCTAGCTGGTGAGGTTGTATAATAGCAATTATGAGGAGATTAGAGCGTTTGCTGAGCTGGCATTTTCAGAGAACGTGTTATGATTACTCTGACATTTACAAAAGGGGCTGGAGGAATTAGGGAAGTCCAGGGTATAGGGAAGGGCACCTGGTCTGTGCAGTGTGCTCCCCCCATCCCATGGTCTCCATATGTTGGTCTTCAGTTGCCCCCACCTAGAGCTGCCATACACCCGGATTTTCCcaagatttcaaaggcagaacacCTTTTTGgggtttccttaaaaaagctcaactcaACAATTTTCGGGgtgccctggtttttactttttgaaatatggcaaccccacatGACCCCTGAATACTGGCCACCTTGACAGGGGCATTCTTGTGTTTAAAAAATGGCAAGCTACGGTGGAAATGTGAAGATcttaatttaagattgggggtgggaatgagaaactgagagaaactgaaacggaTAGATTCCTCCACCCAAGGTCCCCACAGAATCaaattctgtgatttttttttaaaaaaatctattctcAACCTCCTGCCAATGTTTCAGAGTACAGCCCCAGATGATTTGGTGAGATAACAGAAATGCCTTTGAGCAAGCATTTCTTGCTAAACATATTGCCTTGCCATTTCCAAAGATATATCCTTGCATCCATGATGGGCCCTGCAGTGACCCAGGGATTAGGCAGCAGGAAAATGCAGGTCAGGATCAAGCCTTATCAAAAGGAATGGAAAGGCCTCATGAGGCAGAATGTAGTTGGAGTAGGACATTTATGTGTGCAGTAATTGAACCTtctaagaaagagaaaaaggatgaCAAATTAGGTTGATGGATAATATAATATATCTGTTCTTTGGAAAGAGACTGTCTAGACTGTGTATTGTTTACGAGATAGTCCTGAAAGGATAGGAGAGTGACCTTTAGAGGATAGAAAGCTGTAACGCACATCTCCCTGAGTACAGATGGCCAAGGGATAATGAAACCAGGTGGCGGTGGGGACAGACAACTTCTTCAAAGGCAATTTTGCACGTGTTCACACTAAGCTGAAATTTCCAGAATGTCCTTTCTCTTCCATTTTATTCGCTgcttatatcctgcttttttgCTTTCCCTAGGGAAGCCCATAGCATAAGacagcaaaacagaaaacaactcAATTAGCAGATTGGAATGGAAGTCAATATAACAGAATGtagcaaataccaaaatataaaacaagccaAAATTAAATTCACATCAAATGCATCCTATTAAAGCCAAGAGTTAATTCAAATCCAATTTCAATTTGATTTCAAAATTTACTGAAGCCCTATGACCAATTTGCAGACGATACCAAACTGGAAGCAGTAGCTAATGCTACAGAAGACAGAACTGGGATGCCAgacgaccttaacagattggagaactgggccaaaagtAATGAAACATTTTCCCATAGatacaaatgtaaggttctgcacttagaaaGAAATAACCAGTTGCACCAATATAAGATGGGGCTCGCCTGGCTTggtagtagtacatgtgaaaaggatctaggggtcttagttgACCACAAGCTTGACGTGAGTCAACAGCATGATGcatcagcaaaaaaagaaaagaaaagaaaaggctaatgttcttctaggctgcatcaagtataatgtccagatcaagggaagtaatagtaccactctattctgccttggtcagaccacacctggagtcctgtgaccaggtctgagcaccacaatttaagatggatattgacaagctggaacgtgtgcagaggagagcgaccaagatgatcaagggtctggaaaccatgccttatgaggaatggttgagagagctgggtatgtttcgcctggataagaggagactgggTGGaaatatgatagtcatcttcaaatatatttgcCATTATTTTCTGGGCCAGAGCAGGCCCAAGACACCTGGTGGCCCAAGGCAGATGCTTCACACCCCTCAGTTCTAAATCAAGGTGCAAAGTTTCCAAGGTTAGTCAAGTTGTTTTGGCTCCAgaggcaaaaaaaacaaaaattatctcACACCTCTCTGCCAGAAAAATACAATACGATTAAACTAAATAACACAGTTTTCATAACACCTAATGTCTGCTTctggaggcagctgccttagTCTGCCTACTGCTCTAGGTAGTGGTTGAAATTAGGCCCAGATGCAGAGGAAAATGGGCACTGGGCAGTGTTTAGGTGGAGGCAAGAAGCCTGCAGAGGTCATCTTTCTCGAGAGCACACTAAAGCCTAGATCCAGCTCTGAGTATCAAGGAAGTCACAGGTACAGAATCAAAGTCAGCTCTCCTGATCACCAGATCTCTTGTTACAGGCACTGCAACCTCCCATCTTTTCTGAAAGTAAAGTAGCCAGGGGATTTCATGGCAAAGCCTTCCCTGCAAGAATGTCCCAACCTTTCACTGCTTCTCAGACCTTCTGACTAAGGCTCCGTGATGCTTCTGCCCCAGCGGAGACTTCATCCTCTTCAGTTAGTGCTTTGCGGAAGAGTCCCAAGAAAGAAGCCCGCCGACGGAGACCCCTGCTTCGGACATACCCCACGAAGCCATACAGCACGGGGTTGACACAGCTGTGGAGGTACGCCAGAGCATTCGACAGCTTGAGCCCAATCCCCCACATGTGCTTTTCTTCTGACACGGTGCTGAGAAGTACAAAGATGTGGTGGGGGAGCCAGCAGACGAAGAAGAGCACCACGATGGTGGCCACCAAACCGAAGGTGCGGTGGGAGCCCTCCCAGCGCCGCCCGCGGAGCTTGCAAATCAGAACCAAGTAGGCCACAGCGATGATGATGAAGGGCACCAGGAATGCTCCAAAGAACCTGCTCAGCCTCAGGGGCAGGTCTGTGGCTCTCTTGAGATCTCCCCGATAGACGCAGTAGGCCAATCCATTTTTTATTTCAAGATGGCGCACCACCAGATAAGGGGCGCTGAAGGCGAGAGCTAGGATCCACGCCCCAGCGCATGCCAGGACTTGAAAGCGAGGGCCCTGGTGGTTGCGGGCCCAGATGGGCCTCGCGATCAACAGGCACCGGTGTACGCTGATGACGGTGAGGACAAAGACGCTGGTGAAGACCGTGAGGTAGCGGGCAAAAGTGTGGAGCTTGCACAAGGCGAGGCCAAAGGGCCAGCTGCCGTGCATGATCTCCTGCACAAGGGCAGGGATACGGCCAGCAGAGAAGAGGAGGTCTGCCACAGCCAGGTTGAGGTAGCAGGTGGATGTGAAGGTCTTGCGTTTCTCCCGCTTGGCTACGGCCCACACCACCAGCCCATTGCCGCTAACGCCCAGGATCAGAATGATGACGTTGGTTACTATGGCGATGTGGCGCATGGAGGCTTCCACCGATGTGGTGTCAACCTGGTCAGCTGAGGAGTTCATGATGTCTGCAGAAAAGGAAACAGGCCATATTTAGTGTCTTTCTCCCCGCTTTAAATCTCACACCTTGGATTACTGGCAATacgctaaaacaaacaaacctgactTAACATCTGTGGGGGGCCGCCATATTGCTGTGGTACCAGTTAGTGCAGAGACCCTCAATATGCTATCAATGGGAATGAGTGGGACCTGTGAGAACAGTTGTAGTGTGGAGTGCCCTTGGTCAGTGTTCCAGCCAGCTGGCCATTCCTTCTCTCAAGATTTTCCATTCCTCTCCTTCCAGCTCCCCTCTCCCTACAGTGGACATTCAGCATTCTGTGATCACTGAGCATCTTCAGTCTTAGATTTTGATTTCTTTCTTAGGcttctctcatctatctatctatctatctatctatctatctatctatctatcatctagtaCCTCAGTTGTCTAACGTAATTCGTTCCATAAGacagttcaacttctgaaacgttcgacaaccgaggcgcaaagggcagtctgcaaagtcaatggagaaaattgggaaacaaacaaacaaacccccacagtggaagccgttcgacttctggggcacgtttgaaaatggaagcaatttctTCTGGTTTTTGGGTGCttgaaaaccaaaacgttcggcttccaagacgtttgaaaaccgaggtaccactgtattttacatgTGCCAACtgagagttgtatccaactaaattttattcagagtagacccattgaaatgaatggccccAGGTTAGGTATGACTAGGGATGGAAGGCTATACCAAATCTGgcattttttgtttcttatttttctggtcctgaatttggttctccacatttctgcagcaattttaaaaatgacaattttcgagcattttagtgtgaatttctaacACATTTTTATGCCATTTTGACTGATgtacacttttttttggggggggagaaaacgtGTTAGGAGAATTTGCCTGAGAACTGTAGGCCTAAATTCAATCCCACTTCTACAATGCTACAATGCAAGGCCCACACCCTGTAATGAAGCAAACCACTGAAACAATTCTAATGGCATCTTAGAATTACTACTTATAAGTAAGTCCTCCTGAATTCAATGAGGTATGTTGGATGAGGAATGCCAGAACAATtgcatataagaacataagatgagcttgCTGGATGAGCCTGCCATGGTCCgtcaagtccagcattctgctctcacaatgGTCAGCTAGGTCCCTGcgagaaaccagcaaacaggaactgaaaacaAGAGCgttctccaatcctgcagcttctaaCAACTGGCCTAAAGAATAACTCTTGAGATGGCAGTGATCACCTGGTTTAATCTCTAGGCTGAGCATCTGTGAGGACTCACCATGCCTGGGCTACTAACGTGCAAACACAATACAAGCTGAGCTATCTAAACGCTTCCAATATCACAATCTGTGCCTgactctttaaaaaca includes:
- the LOC118087645 gene encoding C3a anaphylatoxin chemotactic receptor-like, giving the protein MVSQDIMNSSADQVDTTSVEASMRHIAIVTNVIILILGVSGNGLVVWAVAKREKRKTFTSTCYLNLAVADLLFSAGRIPALVQEIMHGSWPFGLALCKLHTFARYLTVFTSVFVLTVISVHRCLLIARPIWARNHQGPRFQVLACAGAWILALAFSAPYLVVRHLEIKNGLAYCVYRGDLKRATDLPLRLSRFFGAFLVPFIIIAVAYLVLICKLRGRRWEGSHRTFGLVATIVVLFFVCWLPHHIFVLLSTVSEEKHMWGIGLKLSNALAYLHSCVNPVLYGFVGYVRSRGLRRRASFLGLFRKALTEEDEVSAGAEASRSLSQKV